The following nucleotide sequence is from candidate division TA06 bacterium.
GCAATATACAAGGCTGTGGCCTCACCTTCGGCATTCGGGTTGGTTGCGAGGATTATCTCCTCAATCGATTCTCTGTTTACCCTCTCTATAAGTTCTTTTACCTTTATGTCTTCAGGTCCTATTCCGTCCAGGGGAGAGAGGGAGCCACCCAGGACATGATATTTTCCGTGAAAGTCAGCAGTCCGCTCGAAGGCGAAAACATCGGTAGCTTGTTCGACGACACATATTGTGCCGGGGTCTCTGGTCTTGTCTGTACATATGTGACATGGGTCTTTTTCCGTAATGCCGAAGCAGACCGAGCACAGCCTGACTTTTTCCTTTGCCGCTTGTATCGCCCGTGACAATTCCCCGGCCTCCTCCTTTGAAACCTTGAGGAGGTGGAAGGCGAGCCTCTGAGCCGTTTTTCTGCCAACGCCCGGAAGTTTACGCAGCTCTTCTATCAACTTCTCTGTGGAGATCGAACTTTTTATCATCTTTATTTTGTCGGTCCGAATAGGCCCGGTATCATGAGGCCCCCGGTAACCGTTTTCATCTCCTCAGCCGCGAGCTCTTGTGCTTTTCTTCGTGCCTCCCTTACGGCTGCCACCACCAGGTCTTCGAGCATTTGAATGTCGTCTGGATTGACCACCTCAGGATCTATCTTCACCTCGAGCAAATTCTGCTGTCCATCCACTATTGCTCTGACCATGCCTCCCCCTGCCTCACCCTCAAGCCTCATGTCGGCAAGTTTCTTCTGAATCTCATCCATTTTGGTTTGAAGTTTTTGAGCTTGTTTCATTATCTGATCCATTCTCATGCTCTTCTCTCCTTTTTTGCAGCCTCTCAGTCTGTGAACTCCTCAGAGTCAACAATTTCTGCGTCGAAAGTTTCCATAATCTCTTTCACTGCTTCATTCTCTGGGGGAGTCTTTTTCGCTTTTTCACGGGGATGTCTGGGACCAGAAGATTCTTTCAGGACACAAGAGAACTTCAACTTCCTTCCTAGCAGCTCACCAAGTTCTGATTCTATCAGTTCGAGGTTGGGCGCTGACTGCACATTATCCATCTGAAACTTGTTCTTGGCAGAGAACCCCACGGCAAATTCCTCTTCCGTGAGGGACTGCGGCTGGCCGAAGCTGAGTGATTCTCCCACGAACCTTTTTCGCGTCTTTACCCTTTCCACCAGAGAGGAGAATATGTCGGGCAAGTTCTTCTCCACTGAAACAGATTTTTCTATCGGATCTTTCTTCTCTCTTAGTCCTTCAATCTTTTCAAGTAGAGTTTCCAGCTTGATCGTTGAATCGAGCCTGGATAGTTGCACTACGTGAGTATCAAGCAATGTGTGAGGTTGAGCGCTCCAATGGAGTCTCGGCTCCAGCTGAGCGGTGAGGCTCAGCATGCGCAGTATCTGCCCGGAGTCGAACTGAGTGGCTTGGTTGTTGTACCGCTCAAGCTCTGATTCTGGGAGGCCCTGGACTTCAGCCAGCCTCAAATCAAGCCTCAGGAGAAGAAGCGTCCTGAGATGCTCGACAAGTTCGAGCACGAACTCGCGTGGGTCGTACCCCTGCCGTATGACCCTGTCTATGAGTAGCAGAGCCCCTCTGGGATCGTGTTGCGAAAAACAGTCTGTCAGTTCAAACAGAAGTTCCGAAGGGACGAAGCCTAGAACAGTCCTAACGTCGGAGTCGGTCACCTTGTTTTGACTGAATGAGGCTACCTGGTCCAGCATTGACTCGGCATCTCTTACGCTCCCGTCTGCCTTTTTCGCTATGAGCAGGAAGGCTTCATCCTCGACCTCAATTTTCTCGTGGTCTGCGATGTACTTCAATCTGTCGATTATCTCTTTCACAGAGATTTTCCTGAAATCGAAGCGCTGGCATCTGGATAGAATAGTCTGGAGGAGTTTATTGGGTTCAGTTGTTGCAAAGATGAAGAGAACCTGGGGAGGAGGCTCCTCAAGAGTCTTGAGAAGAGCATTGAAGGCCTCCGTGGTCAACATGTGGACCTCGTCTATCACATATATCTTATGTCGGCCTTGCAGGGGGGCATATCTCACCTTTTCCCTCAAGTTTCGGATTTCATCAATTCCCCGGTTGGATGCCCCGTCTATTTCCAGAACATCTGGACTTGTAGACCGGGATATCTCCAGGCAGGAAGGACAGGTGTTGCACGGGACTTCCGTCGGCCCGTCCTTGCAGTTGAGTGCCTTGGCCAGGATTCGTGCCGTGGTCGTTTTGCCCACGCCCCTCGGCCCGGCGAAGAGATACGCATGGGCGATCCTGTTCGACCTTATCGCGTTCCTGAGGGTTGTTGTCACATGATCCTGGCCGATGACCTCGTCAAAAGTCTTGGGCCTATACTTGCGTGCAAGGACCACGTATGAGTTCTGTTTTGATACCATATTCTT
It contains:
- the dnaX gene encoding DNA polymerase III subunit gamma/tau, whose translation is MVSKQNSYVVLARKYRPKTFDEVIGQDHVTTTLRNAIRSNRIAHAYLFAGPRGVGKTTTARILAKALNCKDGPTEVPCNTCPSCLEISRSTSPDVLEIDGASNRGIDEIRNLREKVRYAPLQGRHKIYVIDEVHMLTTEAFNALLKTLEEPPPQVLFIFATTEPNKLLQTILSRCQRFDFRKISVKEIIDRLKYIADHEKIEVEDEAFLLIAKKADGSVRDAESMLDQVASFSQNKVTDSDVRTVLGFVPSELLFELTDCFSQHDPRGALLLIDRVIRQGYDPREFVLELVEHLRTLLLLRLDLRLAEVQGLPESELERYNNQATQFDSGQILRMLSLTAQLEPRLHWSAQPHTLLDTHVVQLSRLDSTIKLETLLEKIEGLREKKDPIEKSVSVEKNLPDIFSSLVERVKTRKRFVGESLSFGQPQSLTEEEFAVGFSAKNKFQMDNVQSAPNLELIESELGELLGRKLKFSCVLKESSGPRHPREKAKKTPPENEAVKEIMETFDAEIVDSEEFTD
- a CDS encoding YbaB/EbfC family nucleoid-associated protein; its protein translation is MRMDQIMKQAQKLQTKMDEIQKKLADMRLEGEAGGGMVRAIVDGQQNLLEVKIDPEVVNPDDIQMLEDLVVAAVREARRKAQELAAEEMKTVTGGLMIPGLFGPTK
- the recR gene encoding recombination protein RecR, giving the protein MIKSSISTEKLIEELRKLPGVGRKTAQRLAFHLLKVSKEEAGELSRAIQAAKEKVRLCSVCFGITEKDPCHICTDKTRDPGTICVVEQATDVFAFERTADFHGKYHVLGGSLSPLDGIGPEDIKVKELIERVNRESIEEIILATNPNAEGEATALYIARLLKPISIKVTRIARGLPVGSDIDLADEVTLSRALLGRSEY